A stretch of the Oenococcus sp. UCMA 16435 genome encodes the following:
- a CDS encoding LytTR family transcriptional regulator, which produces MIKIKVVKIPENSDEEVLFHVHEITGNIQQAISILKSSNQHFFANTMDSAREQQLDYAKIVFAEYLNRQMFIYTTDKVYYVRRSLAKFNQQSPNYLVQVSKTILINLYVISSFETKINGNLLVTLNTGEQQIVSRKFVTHLRKQLKAFSLTS; this is translated from the coding sequence ATGATAAAAATAAAGGTAGTTAAAATTCCTGAAAATTCGGATGAAGAAGTGCTTTTCCATGTACATGAAATTACTGGAAACATACAACAGGCAATTAGTATTTTAAAAAGCAGTAATCAGCATTTTTTTGCAAACACTATGGATTCCGCTCGAGAACAGCAGTTGGATTATGCAAAGATTGTTTTCGCTGAATACTTAAATCGGCAGATGTTTATTTATACTACCGATAAAGTTTATTATGTACGGCGTTCCTTGGCTAAATTTAATCAGCAATCCCCTAACTATTTAGTTCAAGTGTCTAAAACCATCCTGATTAATTTGTATGTGATTTCCAGTTTTGAGACAAAAATAAATGGCAACTTACTGGTTACTTTGAATACTGGTGAGCAACAAATCGTTAGCCGAAAATTTGTTACTCATTTGCGAAAACAGCTAAAGGCATTTAGCCTTACTTCCTAA
- a CDS encoding glycoside hydrolase family 30 protein, which yields MAIWVESTPTEHLKTKTPESIKTSESSDLQLTGKKLQKLRGFGGCFNELGYLPLSKLDSDEQQEIYRDLFSPEELNLSFNRTPIGANDFAKTWYSYDENDGDYNLKNFSIDHDKETLIPYIKNAQKYQPDFQLFASPWSPPTWMKFPKVYNSGRIVSTPENLQAYANYFVKYIRAYEEQGINIKRICPQNEVFADQKFPSCLWNSEDLRTFIRDYLGPTFEKEDLDTEIFLGTLNGPEDMSFTAAGIKLDNYNRYVDNILFDDRARRYIKGIGYQWAGQHVIERTHESWPEIELIQTESECGFGENSWEYAEYIFHLFNHYFTAGATAYTYWNIILGDSVSTWGWQQNSLLSIDSKSNNKIMRNPEYYVMRHYSHYVKPGAQLLETTGHFNSMGIAFRNPDGQTVVVVQNALERKLPFTFADPNNPTKSIKATLLPRSFNTFSID from the coding sequence ATGGCGATATGGGTTGAAAGTACTCCAACTGAACATTTGAAAACCAAGACACCTGAAAGCATCAAAACATCAGAATCATCAGATCTGCAATTGACTGGAAAAAAGTTACAAAAATTGCGTGGTTTCGGTGGCTGCTTTAACGAATTAGGATACCTGCCACTTAGTAAACTTGACAGTGATGAACAACAAGAAATATATCGAGATCTTTTTTCACCAGAAGAACTGAATCTTTCTTTTAATCGAACTCCAATTGGTGCCAACGACTTTGCAAAAACTTGGTACAGCTACGACGAAAATGATGGTGATTACAATCTCAAAAATTTCTCGATTGACCATGATAAAGAGACATTAATCCCATATATTAAGAACGCACAAAAGTATCAACCTGATTTTCAATTATTTGCCAGTCCCTGGAGCCCACCAACATGGATGAAATTTCCCAAGGTATACAACTCCGGTCGGATAGTTAGTACTCCAGAAAATCTACAGGCATATGCGAATTACTTTGTTAAATATATAAGAGCGTATGAAGAACAAGGTATTAATATCAAGCGAATATGTCCGCAAAACGAAGTGTTTGCTGATCAAAAGTTTCCGTCCTGCTTATGGAACAGCGAGGACTTGCGGACCTTTATTCGCGATTATCTTGGACCAACATTTGAAAAAGAAGATCTTGATACTGAGATTTTCCTTGGAACATTGAATGGACCTGAGGATATGTCTTTTACTGCAGCAGGAATTAAGTTAGATAACTATAACCGTTACGTCGATAATATTTTATTTGATGATAGAGCTCGTAGATACATCAAAGGAATTGGCTATCAATGGGCTGGCCAACACGTCATTGAGCGTACACATGAATCGTGGCCTGAAATTGAGCTGATCCAAACTGAGTCCGAATGTGGTTTTGGTGAAAATAGTTGGGAATATGCCGAGTACATTTTCCATTTATTCAATCATTACTTTACTGCAGGAGCAACTGCTTATACCTACTGGAATATTATTTTGGGCGATTCAGTCAGTACCTGGGGATGGCAGCAAAACTCATTGTTATCCATTGATTCCAAGAGTAACAACAAGATAATGCGTAACCCTGAATATTATGTAATGCGCCATTATTCGCATTATGTTAAGCCCGGTGCTCAGTTACTTGAGACCACTGGCCACTTTAATTCAATGGGAATTGCATTTCGCAATCCCGATGGCCAAACTGTAGTCGTGGTTCAAAATGCATTGGAACGCAAACTTCCATTTACCTTTGCCGATCCCAATAACCCTACTAAGAGTATAAAAGCAACGCTATTGCCGCGTTCATTTAATACCTTCTCCATTGACTAA
- a CDS encoding MerR family transcriptional regulator — protein MTTYSINALAKLAGVSTRTLRFYDKKGLLRARRDLDDNYRYYDETEVDQLQRIMFLRLFDLPLDQIKKILDKSEAEQYQALSNQRQHIIVERDRLSSLLVNLDKTLATMKGASKMKDTEKFAAFKTKTINDNETQYGKEIRKKYSNSTIDNSNQKFNSLSEIDMTHLQELKNQILTVLKSLIGTHNLNQPAGKQLFELHKEFLLMTWPKEQYSPEAHKGLANMYVSDSRFTKYYEEGTGEKDAAETLKTVIDYYA, from the coding sequence ATGACAACGTATTCGATAAACGCATTGGCAAAATTAGCTGGTGTTTCAACACGAACATTGCGCTTCTATGATAAAAAAGGTCTGTTAAGAGCTCGACGAGATTTAGACGATAATTATCGTTACTACGATGAAACTGAAGTCGATCAATTACAGAGAATTATGTTTCTAAGATTATTCGATTTGCCGTTAGACCAAATTAAGAAAATCTTGGATAAATCTGAAGCGGAACAGTATCAAGCCTTAAGTAATCAGCGCCAACATATCATTGTCGAACGAGACCGTTTATCATCTTTACTTGTTAATTTAGATAAAACACTTGCAACTATGAAAGGAGCATCAAAAATGAAAGATACGGAAAAATTTGCAGCCTTTAAGACAAAAACAATTAATGATAATGAAACACAATACGGGAAAGAAATTCGTAAAAAATACAGTAATTCAACAATTGATAATTCCAATCAAAAATTTAATTCCTTATCAGAAATCGACATGACACACTTACAAGAACTGAAAAATCAGATTTTAACAGTACTTAAATCATTGATAGGAACGCATAATTTAAACCAGCCAGCTGGAAAGCAACTTTTTGAACTGCATAAAGAATTTTTGCTTATGACTTGGCCAAAGGAACAGTATTCACCCGAGGCCCATAAGGGCTTGGCTAATATGTATGTTTCTGATTCGCGTTTTACGAAATATTATGAAGAAGGCACCGGAGAAAAAGATGCGGCCGAAACGTTAAAAACCGTAATTGATTATTATGCTTAA
- a CDS encoding DUF1453 domain-containing protein codes for MSDVLKIIFQIVHKTPFWVWVVLVILIKRGTALTVESPVSLKRSCIMPVIFIIWGLDTIVNQFGNPNVLLDFYVFFLIPGFFLSYLLYKNKSFYIKNGLLMQEGSVIPLIVMLINFLIKYLLNVILATRPILYNDFQFNIFCGCICGFTIGLFFGGIFKSMQAKKQLSVRR; via the coding sequence GTGTCTGACGTACTTAAGATTATTTTTCAAATAGTTCATAAAACCCCCTTTTGGGTATGGGTCGTTTTAGTGATTTTAATCAAGCGAGGAACTGCGCTGACAGTAGAAAGTCCTGTTTCTTTAAAAAGGTCGTGCATAATGCCTGTTATTTTCATTATTTGGGGCTTAGATACCATTGTTAACCAATTTGGCAACCCTAACGTACTTTTGGATTTTTATGTGTTTTTCTTAATTCCGGGATTCTTCCTCAGTTATTTATTATATAAAAATAAATCATTCTATATTAAAAATGGGTTACTGATGCAAGAAGGCAGCGTTATACCGTTAATAGTTATGTTAATTAATTTTTTGATTAAATATTTATTGAATGTAATACTTGCTACCCGACCAATACTTTACAATGATTTTCAATTTAATATTTTTTGCGGGTGTATTTGTGGTTTCACTATTGGCCTTTTCTTTGGTGGCATTTTTAAATCTATGCAAGCTAAAAAACAATTAAGCGTTCGCAGATAA
- a CDS encoding YfhO family protein, translating into MIYTILFVLLIIAIFAGTALTKSSLIWNADGISQHYPALLYWRKILRAWIFYHHSLPSWNWHIGLGQGTIQTFSYYNLGDIFTYPSIFVSQTHLGIYYSIMILVRLYFVGFSFLWAAKRFIPTAKKNSLLIASFTYIFTGYSAYAIFTHPFFLNPLIILPLLAYGLYECLLKNKGWLLALAVAWTIFNNFYFAVLLAFGMFVFWLSLLLSNKHFRVVKNNIKMVISILIGFLSGSILFLPSFLQLLNSSRTKVPFANGLSFYPLKYYLSLPGVLLTDQNTSYWFKGGFLAISIISALWTVRRFKKYKSLAYVLIFSSLILLSPIFAAIINDGTSPNNRWSFMLSLPLALATIVFLENLDSVDKKDLRILAILGFVIAISLFIKAGFAFKLVSVLAFYAGSILLICLIKGNKNNLISQKSIDIWLILLTLLNAFMIVENLRSSDLNPKETTLINYATLKQLTKEQKNYQKYINKKNGSRSLIDDQLKNVQGISPADNLSIISPAGNINSYWSLQNKYLEELNQQLENNTSDPNDVVSTIDHRSLLMRYFGVSVFFKNTSDQLAPSEYINTGELVNGQTVYQAKSTVPLIYQSSGTISKSNFSKLAPSQKEVTLINNQVKDSGNTIKRKNSTDTQLLSKTFSLPLSLDGKKFATKQKITNKDPLIKPAVSFKIPKKLLNKKYELHLQIDNINYSSGTFKERYSTAVNKYIISHKQLILRTTNQFNNDLRFNTALFKIDWFKTNFSGLGINNKGFSIDAYYNGKNNSFYQAGENDLSFYNPRTKSTLNLGRLKNSSKNKFVTLKLPLVGQYSFKVSLWAVPTGKTTDQAISADKSVNNLVLKKDSVSFTFNAAKAEILSTTIPYSTGWKSNNSQKNLPRINTAFIGIPVKKGFNKITLSYKTPYLSLGEVLSGIGLLGLIVIALFDLFNLQTRKEFTK; encoded by the coding sequence GTGATTTACACCATTCTTTTTGTTCTTCTGATAATTGCGATTTTTGCCGGAACGGCTTTGACTAAAAGCAGTTTGATTTGGAATGCAGATGGCATTTCCCAACATTATCCCGCCCTTCTTTATTGGAGAAAAATCCTAAGAGCATGGATTTTCTATCATCATTCCCTTCCTTCTTGGAACTGGCACATCGGATTGGGCCAGGGCACCATCCAAACCTTCTCCTACTATAATTTGGGAGACATATTCACGTACCCGTCAATTTTTGTTTCTCAGACTCATTTGGGAATTTATTACTCGATAATGATTTTGGTAAGGCTCTACTTTGTCGGCTTCAGTTTTCTCTGGGCAGCAAAACGTTTTATACCAACTGCCAAGAAAAATTCTTTGCTTATTGCTTCATTTACTTACATATTCACCGGCTACAGTGCATATGCGATCTTCACTCATCCATTCTTTTTAAATCCGTTAATTATTTTGCCGCTCCTGGCCTATGGATTATATGAATGCCTCTTAAAAAACAAGGGTTGGCTCCTAGCTCTAGCGGTTGCCTGGACAATCTTCAATAATTTTTACTTTGCTGTCTTGTTGGCTTTTGGTATGTTTGTCTTCTGGCTTTCTTTATTGCTTTCCAACAAGCATTTCAGAGTCGTAAAAAATAATATTAAAATGGTTATCAGCATTTTAATCGGGTTTCTTTCCGGTTCAATTCTTTTTTTGCCGAGCTTTCTGCAATTATTAAATTCATCCAGAACGAAAGTCCCTTTTGCAAACGGGTTATCTTTTTACCCGCTTAAATATTACTTGTCGCTGCCTGGCGTTCTTTTAACCGATCAAAATACTTCTTATTGGTTTAAAGGCGGATTCTTAGCCATTAGTATTATTTCAGCACTGTGGACCGTTCGACGTTTTAAAAAATATAAAAGCTTAGCCTATGTTCTAATTTTTTCTTCTTTAATCCTATTGAGTCCTATCTTTGCAGCAATCATTAACGATGGCACTTCGCCAAATAATCGCTGGTCCTTTATGCTCTCGCTTCCATTAGCCTTGGCAACAATCGTTTTTTTGGAAAATCTTGATTCGGTCGACAAAAAGGATCTGCGCATCCTCGCCATCTTGGGTTTTGTTATTGCCATTAGTCTATTTATCAAAGCCGGTTTTGCTTTCAAGCTGGTGAGTGTACTCGCTTTTTATGCCGGATCAATATTGTTAATTTGTCTAATAAAAGGAAATAAAAACAATTTAATATCTCAAAAATCAATTGATATCTGGCTAATACTGCTAACTCTTTTAAACGCATTTATGATTGTAGAAAACCTTCGTTCCTCTGACCTTAACCCAAAAGAAACTACATTAATTAATTACGCAACTCTCAAACAACTCACCAAAGAACAAAAAAACTATCAAAAATATATCAACAAGAAAAATGGTTCTCGTTCTTTAATCGACGATCAACTAAAAAATGTCCAAGGAATTTCTCCTGCCGACAATTTATCGATCATCTCCCCAGCTGGGAACATTAATAGTTATTGGTCGCTTCAAAATAAATATTTAGAAGAATTGAATCAACAGCTTGAAAACAATACCAGCGATCCCAATGACGTCGTAAGCACGATCGACCATCGTTCACTGTTGATGCGTTATTTTGGTGTCTCCGTTTTCTTTAAAAACACCAGTGATCAACTAGCTCCATCGGAATATATCAATACCGGTGAATTGGTTAACGGGCAAACTGTTTATCAAGCAAAATCAACCGTTCCTTTAATCTATCAATCCTCCGGAACGATAAGTAAAAGTAATTTTTCCAAATTGGCTCCAAGTCAAAAAGAAGTTACCTTGATTAACAATCAAGTAAAGGACAGTGGTAATACCATAAAAAGGAAGAACTCTACCGACACCCAGCTATTGTCCAAAACGTTTTCTCTGCCGCTTTCTTTGGATGGAAAAAAATTCGCAACAAAACAAAAAATTACAAACAAGGATCCGCTGATTAAGCCAGCTGTATCATTCAAAATACCAAAAAAATTACTAAACAAAAAATATGAGTTACATTTGCAAATAGATAATATTAATTACTCGAGCGGAACATTCAAGGAAAGATATTCGACGGCTGTTAATAAATATATTATTAGTCATAAACAACTGATCTTGCGAACCACAAATCAATTTAATAATGATTTGAGATTCAATACTGCTTTATTTAAAATAGACTGGTTTAAAACTAATTTTAGTGGTCTGGGAATTAATAATAAAGGATTCTCAATTGATGCTTACTACAACGGCAAAAATAACAGCTTTTATCAAGCAGGAGAAAACGATCTTTCTTTCTACAATCCAAGAACAAAATCAACACTTAATCTTGGACGACTAAAAAACAGTTCGAAAAATAAATTTGTTACTTTAAAGCTTCCGTTAGTCGGACAATATTCATTCAAAGTCAGCTTGTGGGCTGTCCCAACTGGAAAAACAACAGATCAGGCAATTTCAGCAGATAAAAGTGTCAATAATCTTGTCTTAAAAAAGGATAGTGTTAGTTTTACTTTCAATGCGGCAAAAGCCGAAATTTTAAGCACGACGATTCCTTATTCTACAGGTTGGAAATCAAACAATAGCCAAAAAAATCTTCCGAGAATTAATACAGCTTTTATAGGGATACCAGTTAAAAAAGGTTTTAATAAAATTACTTTGTCATATAAGACACCATATTTATCTTTAGGCGAGGTACTAAGTGGTATTGGCCTGTTAGGCTTAATTGTAATTGCGCTTTTCGATCTTTTTAACCTTCAAACAAGAAAAGAATTCACTAAATAA
- a CDS encoding beta-galactosidase: MNKILYGTAYYYEYLPTDRLYEDIEMMKKAHLNIVRIGESTWGTYEKQSGIFDFSPLDKVLDAMSKAGISVIVGTPTYAIPTWLAREHPEIMVQQKGERLPYGARQIMDITSPAYLFYGERIIRKMLEHVYRHPAIIGYQVDNETKSYGTSSLNVQAEFVKYIKKEFNNNLEKLNHEFGLDYWSNRINSWEDFPSMDGTINGSLGTEFAKYQRQLVTNYLKWQVNIVNEYKKPEQFVTHNFDFEWRDYSYGIQPDVNHFDAAEALDIVGTDIYHPSQSKLTGVEISFTGDLIRSIKHKNYLVLETQAQAFKDRVPYPGQLRLSAYSHIASGANMIEYWHWHSTHNSFETYWKGILSHDFQSNPIYEEVQKIGSELENVSSSLVNLNIHANVCILVSNQSLTAINWFPFSDNKNYNDVFRRLYDQFYKLNIRTDISNENHIKLNDYKLIVVPSLYSASDELLEKLNDYVENGGHVIYMFKSGFADEHAKVRTSIQPAIIEKTAGVHYELFVTPDDLDAKLKPSLEGPISSGDNFHLDDWMELLIPDSAKILTNYDHPVWHKYAAITENNYGKGQVIYIGCLPSESVINDLVKNQAEQLYLTNKDSPKYPIIVKSAKNTKNENLTFYLNYSDKKQILPSQINKVDIFTNQDGKNSENIPPWGVKIFKDKEREI, translated from the coding sequence ATGAATAAGATTTTATATGGAACAGCTTACTATTATGAGTATCTACCAACCGACAGATTATATGAAGACATTGAAATGATGAAAAAAGCCCATTTAAATATCGTTCGGATCGGTGAAAGCACTTGGGGTACTTATGAAAAACAGTCTGGAATATTTGATTTTTCACCACTGGATAAAGTCCTCGACGCTATGAGCAAAGCAGGTATAAGCGTCATTGTTGGTACTCCAACATACGCCATCCCGACTTGGTTGGCTCGGGAGCATCCTGAAATTATGGTTCAACAAAAAGGAGAACGTCTCCCATACGGTGCCAGACAAATTATGGATATTACAAGCCCTGCTTATCTTTTTTACGGCGAGCGCATTATTAGAAAAATGTTGGAACATGTTTATAGACATCCAGCAATTATTGGCTATCAGGTTGATAATGAAACAAAATCTTACGGTACTTCAAGCCTAAATGTTCAGGCAGAATTCGTTAAGTATATTAAAAAAGAATTCAATAACAATCTGGAAAAACTCAATCATGAATTCGGCCTGGATTATTGGAGCAACCGCATAAATAGTTGGGAAGATTTTCCATCTATGGACGGCACCATTAACGGTTCGCTTGGCACAGAGTTTGCTAAATATCAAAGACAACTTGTAACCAATTATCTTAAGTGGCAAGTAAATATTGTTAATGAATATAAGAAACCGGAACAGTTCGTAACACACAACTTTGATTTCGAATGGCGTGATTACTCATATGGAATTCAACCAGACGTTAATCATTTCGATGCAGCAGAGGCACTCGATATCGTTGGAACAGATATTTACCATCCATCACAATCAAAACTGACGGGTGTGGAAATTTCTTTTACCGGGGACCTAATTAGGAGCATCAAACACAAGAATTATCTGGTTTTAGAAACTCAGGCTCAAGCTTTTAAAGATAGGGTACCCTATCCAGGTCAACTGCGTTTATCAGCTTACAGTCATATTGCTTCAGGTGCCAATATGATTGAATATTGGCATTGGCATTCGACCCATAATTCTTTTGAAACTTATTGGAAAGGAATTCTGAGTCATGATTTTCAATCTAATCCAATCTATGAAGAAGTCCAAAAAATCGGTAGTGAACTTGAAAACGTTTCCTCTTCGCTTGTGAATTTAAACATCCATGCGAATGTTTGCATCCTGGTCTCTAACCAATCGCTAACTGCAATTAATTGGTTTCCATTTTCCGACAACAAGAACTATAACGATGTTTTTCGCCGTCTGTATGATCAGTTTTATAAATTAAACATCAGAACAGATATCAGTAACGAGAATCATATTAAGCTAAACGATTATAAATTAATCGTTGTCCCTTCTTTATATAGTGCCAGCGATGAACTGTTGGAAAAATTAAATGATTACGTCGAAAACGGCGGACACGTCATTTACATGTTTAAATCGGGCTTTGCCGACGAACATGCTAAAGTCCGGACGTCGATTCAACCGGCAATTATCGAAAAAACAGCCGGAGTCCATTACGAATTGTTTGTTACTCCAGACGATCTGGATGCCAAATTAAAACCATCGCTTGAGGGACCAATCTCCAGTGGCGATAACTTCCATCTTGATGATTGGATGGAGCTGCTTATTCCTGATTCTGCAAAAATCTTAACTAATTACGATCATCCTGTTTGGCATAAATATGCAGCGATCACTGAAAATAACTATGGCAAAGGACAGGTTATTTATATAGGCTGTTTGCCATCCGAAAGTGTTATTAACGATTTAGTTAAAAACCAAGCTGAACAGTTATATCTTACAAATAAGGATTCACCAAAGTATCCAATTATTGTAAAATCCGCAAAAAATACGAAAAATGAAAATCTTACATTTTATTTGAATTATTCAGATAAAAAACAAATTTTGCCTTCACAGATTAATAAAGTTGACATTTTTACAAATCAAGATGGAAAAAATTCTGAAAATATACCACCTTGGGGTGTAAAAATTTTTAAAGACAAAGAAAGAGAGATTTGA
- a CDS encoding DUF3021 domain-containing protein, with protein sequence MELKVMILKRVFQGLGTGSFIFLLIRIFNKPTYLNAKMILFVFLLSGFIGLMTFIFDIEKISLLVAISIHFIAILLFVFVFDLIWHLNFSFIAVLISSALIYIFSYFIVYINLLVTTNKLNDYVRKINKQ encoded by the coding sequence ATGGAGCTGAAAGTAATGATATTAAAAAGAGTTTTTCAAGGTTTAGGTACTGGATCATTCATTTTTTTATTAATAAGAATTTTTAATAAACCAACTTACCTTAATGCAAAAATGATTTTGTTCGTTTTCTTGCTTTCGGGGTTTATTGGTTTAATGACCTTTATATTCGATATAGAAAAAATCAGCCTTTTGGTTGCGATTAGTATACATTTTATTGCTATTCTGTTGTTTGTTTTTGTATTCGACTTGATATGGCACCTGAATTTTTCATTTATTGCTGTTCTTATTAGTAGCGCTTTAATATATATTTTTTCTTACTTTATTGTGTATATCAATTTACTTGTTACGACTAATAAACTAAATGATTATGTTAGGAAAATAAATAAACAATAA
- a CDS encoding alpha/beta hydrolase, whose amino-acid sequence MKEYLTRSNISYFSIGSGTPIIFLHGLSLDKQSTCLFFEPLSNAGQYQRIYLDLPGMGNNDPISPSTSDNVLETLIEAIEEIIGARRFILYGHSYGGYLAQAIAFHLKDQTLGVFLTCPVITADHSKRLTGKHINIFEEDINPVENKEYFADFLSMDVIINNQAWHDYQNLIIPGLQKEDKTFIDRLQNNYSFTFEEKLKNINYQFPFKIMVGRNDQVVGYQEQLKLINHNENGEIVLLNRTGHNLMIDQREAVGFHFDLFLDELNSNN is encoded by the coding sequence ATGAAAGAGTATCTTACAAGGTCGAATATAAGCTATTTTTCGATTGGAAGTGGAACACCGATTATCTTTTTGCATGGTCTATCATTGGACAAACAATCTACCTGTCTGTTTTTTGAACCATTATCAAATGCTGGTCAGTATCAGAGAATTTATTTGGATTTGCCGGGGATGGGAAACAATGATCCGATTTCTCCAAGCACTAGCGACAATGTTTTAGAAACTCTCATTGAAGCAATCGAAGAAATTATTGGAGCCAGAAGGTTTATTTTGTATGGGCATTCATATGGCGGATACTTGGCTCAAGCGATTGCTTTTCATTTGAAGGATCAAACATTGGGAGTGTTTCTGACCTGTCCTGTAATTACGGCCGATCATTCTAAAAGACTAACCGGGAAACACATTAATATTTTTGAGGAGGATATTAATCCTGTAGAAAATAAGGAATATTTTGCTGATTTCTTGAGTATGGACGTGATTATTAATAACCAAGCCTGGCATGACTATCAAAATTTAATCATTCCAGGGCTTCAAAAAGAAGATAAGACTTTTATAGACCGACTTCAAAATAATTATTCCTTTACTTTTGAAGAAAAGCTTAAAAATATTAACTACCAGTTTCCATTTAAAATTATGGTCGGTAGAAATGATCAAGTAGTCGGTTACCAGGAACAATTGAAATTAATTAATCATAACGAAAATGGTGAAATTGTCCTCCTAAACAGAACTGGTCATAATTTAATGATTGATCAACGCGAAGCAGTTGGTTTTCATTTTGATTTATTTCTCGATGAGCTGAACTCAAACAATTAG
- a CDS encoding DNA gyrase inhibitor produces MKIEHLPATKVVYFRRVGTYGVENMVLMQSFKQWIKTEGLFQGSTILGIALDNPQIIHAKNCRYDVCLITDKTSFKNSVQQRTLTAGNYAVFKLAHTEKVINEFYTNITKTINKDQLKVLNRPIIERYQQKFIDNGYCEILIPVK; encoded by the coding sequence TTGAAAATTGAACACTTACCAGCTACAAAAGTAGTTTATTTTAGACGAGTTGGAACTTACGGCGTGGAAAACATGGTTTTAATGCAATCTTTTAAGCAGTGGATTAAAACAGAAGGACTATTTCAAGGATCGACTATTCTCGGAATAGCTTTGGATAATCCGCAAATTATCCATGCAAAAAATTGTCGCTATGACGTTTGCCTTATTACTGATAAAACAAGCTTTAAAAACAGTGTCCAGCAAAGAACTTTAACAGCTGGAAACTATGCTGTCTTTAAGTTGGCACATACCGAAAAGGTAATCAACGAATTCTATACGAATATAACGAAAACTATCAACAAAGATCAACTAAAGGTATTAAATCGACCAATTATTGAGCGATACCAACAAAAATTTATCGACAATGGATATTGTGAAATATTAATTCCAGTCAAATAA
- a CDS encoding AraC family transcriptional regulator: MNILKNAHRLPVLDWNLNFFGGHSQKVDDNWVVPLNKYQAFELIFVLSGREIVNFEHDSYVLNSGDFVLIPPGFIHTVAAVKNLTYFCFHFDIDDPNFVVRLIQNSPVYFPKNSFINQEITPIIKDMNRMISSRVYSFEDKMNLQIYLSKMLLTFNCLINKRSDIASSNQSKYAKTISEMIKNEFNDHVLYFAARSLGGSDNQKIQIPEMPTIKHIMEATGISVGYGNRVFRSVYGFSPSEYLSKLKLKWAQQMLAKPQYNVDEIALVLGYSDSTHFSRQFKRWTGLSPKKYR, from the coding sequence ATGAATATTCTAAAAAATGCTCATCGTTTACCGGTATTGGATTGGAATTTAAATTTTTTTGGCGGTCATTCTCAAAAAGTCGATGATAATTGGGTAGTTCCTTTAAACAAATATCAAGCATTTGAATTAATATTCGTTCTTAGCGGTCGAGAAATTGTTAATTTTGAGCATGACAGTTATGTTTTAAACAGTGGAGATTTTGTGTTAATTCCGCCAGGATTCATTCATACGGTTGCAGCAGTAAAAAATTTGACCTATTTTTGTTTCCATTTTGATATTGATGATCCTAATTTTGTTGTCCGTTTAATCCAAAATTCACCAGTATACTTTCCTAAGAATTCTTTCATAAACCAAGAAATTACACCAATTATCAAAGATATGAATAGAATGATTTCTTCGAGGGTTTATTCTTTTGAAGACAAAATGAATTTGCAAATTTATTTGTCCAAAATGTTATTAACATTCAATTGTTTGATTAATAAGCGTTCCGACATTGCCAGTTCCAATCAATCCAAATATGCGAAAACCATATCTGAGATGATTAAAAATGAATTTAATGATCATGTACTATATTTTGCTGCACGTTCTTTAGGCGGTTCAGATAACCAAAAAATACAAATACCGGAAATGCCGACAATTAAACATATAATGGAAGCAACTGGAATTAGTGTCGGTTATGGTAATAGGGTTTTTCGTTCAGTATATGGTTTTTCTCCTAGTGAATATCTGTCAAAATTGAAGTTAAAATGGGCTCAACAAATGCTAGCAAAACCACAATATAATGTAGACGAAATTGCACTAGTACTTGGATACTCTGATTCAACTCATTTTAGTCGTCAATTCAAGAGATGGACAGGTCTTTCTCCAAAAAAATATCGGTAA